From one Takifugu rubripes chromosome 14, fTakRub1.2, whole genome shotgun sequence genomic stretch:
- the flrt1b gene encoding leucine-rich repeat transmembrane protein FLRT1, producing the protein MAAESLAELRDWLFLLLLCLTLLAEVLEMAAAAIAMETGEGDEGIVCPLVCRCDEGFVYCNDRGLSIIPPLPLMAAILYLQSNRLSNAGLPPSLERSTSIQVIYLYANQLDEFPIHLPPSLRELHLQDNNIRTLPRSALSKLPLLERLHLDDNSISTVSIQERAFSGTPRLRLLFLSRNHLSSIPAGLPASLEELRLDDNRISTIPTHAFRGLSSLRRLVLDGNLLANTRIADDTFSRLSNLTELSLVRNALQSPPVNLPSAHLIRLHLQDNGITHIPRGALDGMKRLQKLDLSGNNLTSLPRGLLKDTENLELLLLKGNPWYCGCNLRWLHNWLHGRGSAVTVRGLACQGPESVRGQALRDLTTLMEQCEGPPAGPSPGAGTNPAEKDGGDERDGRDRAMASIPHGSTSTTSVLSPTQGSLFTLRAKRPGLVMPLPQGEGGHVSKEALELTVKPLSSDSVLVSWLCPQPAPSFRLSWLRLGSSAALGSITETLVPGERRQYLLTQLSPRSHYLICLLPLRPEPSFGGSSMGSSRMGSKDLDNKVSTPACAQIETGDALVKSGEGGSDKEGQDSELTTLPLAGIIGGATALVSLLLIFGIFCWYGQRAGYISGDSSSYNRGRGGKHYDDYVESGTKKDTSILEIRAPPAGFQMTTMAHQPLQPKLEDVTYIHTIFPSSSPSSSQVNGTYRSTHGAGTLNGTILSQTSHHRVTYGTNRGYREGGIPDIDYAYT; encoded by the coding sequence ATGGCAGCTGAAAGTCTTGCTGAGCTTCGTGACTGGCTCTTCTTGCTGCTCCTGTGCCTCACCTTATTGGCTGAGGTGCTGGAAATGGCTGCGGCTGCAATTGCCATGGAGACAGGCGAGGGAGATGAGGGCATTGTTTGTCCcttggtgtgccgctgcgatgAGGGTTTTGTCTACTGCAACGACCGTGGCCTCAGTATAATTCCTCCTCTACCATTAATGGCTGCCATCCTGTACTTACAGAGCAACCGCCTGAGTAACGCTGGGTTGCCGCCGTCACTGGAGCGCAGCACGTCCATTCAAGTGATTTACCTGTACGCCAACCAGTTGGATGAATTCCCCATACACCTCCCGCCGTCTTTACGGGAGCTCCACTTACAGGACAACAATATACGAACGTTACCGCGATCGGCTTTATCTAAGTTGCCCTTACTTGAACGTTTACACCTGGATGATAACTCGATATCCACGGTTAGCATCCAGGAAAGAGCTTTTTCGGGGACTCCGCGGCTTAGGCTGCTCTTTCTGTCTCGGAACCACCTGTCAAGCATCCCCGCCGGTCTGCCGGCATCGTTGGAAGAATTGCGGCTGGACGACAACAGAATCAGCACCATACCCACGCACGCCTTCCGCGGCCTCTCGTCCCTACGCCGCCTGGTCCTGGATGGAAACCTGTTGGCGAACACGCGCATCGCAGATGACACCTTCTCCCGTCTTTCCAACCTGACAGAGCTGTCACTGGTTAGGAATGCCCTGCAGTCCCCACCAGTCAATCTACCGTCTGCTCACCTTATACGGCTCCATTTACAAGATAATGGAATAACTCACATACCGAGAGGAGCACTGGATGGAATGAAGAGGCTCCAGAAGCTGGATTTGTCAGGAAACAACTTGACCAGTCTCCCGCGAGGACTTCTAAAGGACACCGAGAACCTGGAGCTGCTACTTTTGAAAGGAAATCCCTGGTACTGTGGCTGCAACCTTCGCTGGCTCCACAACTGGCTTCACGGTCGAGGTTCGGCAGTAACAGTCAGGGGTCTGGCATGCCAGGGGCCTGAGTCTGTACGGGGCCAGGCTCTGAGAGACTTAACCACCCTGATGGAACAATGCGAAGGCCCCCCTGCAGGTCCAAGTCCGGGGGCGGGCACAAACCCAGCAGAAAAAGATGGAGGGGACGAAAGGGATGGAAGGGACAGGGCAATGGCTTCAATCCCACACGGCAGCACCTCGACGACATCTGTGCTGAGCCCTACCCAAGGTTCTCTCTTCACCCTGCGGGCAAAACGACCAGGGCTTGTTATGCCTCTCCCTCAAGGTGAAGGCGGACATGTATCTAAAGAGGCACTGGAATTGACTGTAAAACCTCTCTCTTCAGATAGCGTGCTGGTAAGCTGGCTGTGCCCGCAGCCAGCTCCCTCTTTCCGTTTGTCATGGCTGAGGTTGGGTAGCAGTGCAGCTCTGGGCTCCATAACGGAGACACTGGTACCTGGAGAAAGGAGACAGTACCTCCTCACTCAGCTGAGCCCACGTTCCCATTACCTCATCTGCTTGCTGCCGCTACGGCCGGAGCCGTCGTTTGGGGGCTCGAGCATGGGCTCCAGTCGAATGGGTAGCAAGGATTTGGACAATAAAGTCTCAACGCCGGCCTGTGCGCAGATAGAGACTGGTGATGCTCTCGTTAAGTCAGGGGAGGGGGGATCGGATAAAGAGGGACAGGACTCTGAATTAACAACACTCCCTCTGGCCGGGATCATAGGGGGGGCCACAGCATTGGTGAGCCTGCTTTTAATCTTCGGCATCTTCTGCTGGTATGGACAGAGAGCAGGTTACATTTCTGGGGACTCGAGCTCATACAACAGGGGACGAGGAGGAAAACATTACGATGACTATGTAGAGTCGGGCACCAAGAAAGACACTTCTATCTTAGAGATCAGggcccctcctgcaggattTCAGATGACAACCATGGCCCACCAGCCCCTGCAGCCTAAACTTGAGGATGTCACCTACATCCACACCATTTTCCCTTCTTCGTCCCCCTCTTCATCCCAGGTCAACGGGACCTACCGGAGCACCCACGGTGCCGGCACCCTCAACGGAACCATCCTGAGCCAAACCAGCCACCATCGCGTCACTTACGGAACCAACCGTGGCTACAGAGAGGGTGGAATCCCCGACATAGATTATGCTTACACGTGA